In the Wyeomyia smithii strain HCP4-BCI-WySm-NY-G18 chromosome 2, ASM2978416v1, whole genome shotgun sequence genome, one interval contains:
- the LOC129722701 gene encoding serine protease grass-like, translating into MRGALYYAGGVIAMLCCITSAEVKASSCVTPSGVSGKCVPLEQCSNLFAFKQLSQKVSEKAEKYLTEVECTLKDSSEKGVCCQLDRIFQLPKICGVSANDRIAHGNETAVFEFPWMALLMYRVEFSDELQGNCGGTLISDRYVLTAAHCLKRDERVKLEYVRLGEHTISQDPDCTTIIEDGEVIERDCADPVENVPIESYVVHEKYRSSFLGNDIALIRLAKVVTFKSHIQPICLPMSAKLKETLLPKYIASGWGLTEQLERSDVLLKAELLSINRTACQKRIDEIGEVKIKGNWHNVTIGSKQICADGVNLVDTCRGDSGGPLMWPVDYFGRTRYVQFGVISYGVDSCGAVNFPAVFARVGNYLSWILLNMKA; encoded by the exons ATGCGAGGCGCACTGTACTATGCAGGTGGGGTAATTGCGATGTTGTGTTGCATTACCAGCGCCGAAG tcaaAGCCTCATCGTGCGTCACACCATCTGGAGTAAGCGGTAAGTGCGTACCGTTAGAGCAATGCTCCAATCTTTTCGCCTTCAAGCAACTATCACAAAAAGTATCCGAAAAGGCGGAAAAATATTTAACAGAAGTGGAATGCACTTTAAAAGATTCTTCAGAAAAAGGGGTTTGCTGTCAGCTGGATCGAATTTTTCAGCTACCGAAGATCTGCGGTGTTTCCGCTAATGATCGAATCGCACACGGAAATGAAACCGCCGTCTTCGAGTTTCCGTGGATGGCATTGCTGATGTATCGCGTCGAGTTTAGCGACGAACTGCAAGGTAATTGCGGGGGAACCCTGATTAGCGATCGTTACGTACTAACGGCAGCTCATTGTCTGAAGCGAGACGAACGAGTCAAGCT AGAATACGTACGTCTGGGAGAGCATACGATCAGCCAGGATCCCGATTGCACTACGATAATTGAAGATGGAGAAGTCATCGAGAGAGATTGTGCAGATCCAGTTGAAAATGTTCCCATTGAGTCATATGTTGTACACGAAAAATACCGCAGCTCCTTTCTCGGAAATGATATCGCACTGATTCGGCTGGCAAAAGTTGTCACTTTCAAAA GTCACATCCAACCAATTTGTTTACCAATGTCTGCGAAGTTGAAGGAAACTCTGCTACCGAAGTACATTGCCAGCGGTTGGGGTCTTACGGAGCAACTTGAGCGTTCGGATGTTCTGCTAAAAGCAGAACTATTAAGCATCAATAGAACAGCATGTCAAAAAAGAATCGACGAAATTGGCGAAGTCAAGATCAAAGGCAACTGGCATAACGTCACCATTGGTTCGAAACAAATCTGCGCGGACGGTGTCAATCTGGTGGATACCTGCAGGGGTGATTCCGGTGGACCGCTGATGTGGCCGGTTGATTATTTTGGCCGAACGCGATACGTCCAGTTCGGCGTCATTTCTTATGGGGTCGATAGCTGCGGTGCGGTtaattttccagctgtttttGCCCGAGTCGGAAACTACCTTAGTTGGATTCTTCTCAACATGAAAGCATAG